GCGGCTCGAATATCAGGGCCGTACGCACGTCGTCCAGGTTTTCCTTGATCCAGGCCCTGCGCTCGACGATCGAGCGGCCTGGAAAGCGCGGCAAGCCGCTGGTGACGATGCGGAACGGCTCGCCGCCGGTATGGGTTTCGACTGTGCTGACCGCCCGTTCATAACGCATCGCTGGTTTCTCGTCTCGGCTAAACGTATATCGTATAATATTTTGACACAATGCAAAGATGGCCCACGCTCTACTGGCGGCCTGACCTACCCCGAAACTGAGGATCAGAATGAGCAAGCCGACCGGCGACAAGCGTCCTGGCAATGAAATCGTCGACCTGTCGGCCATCGAGCTGTCCGCCGCCATACACCGGCGCGCCGTATCCTGCATCGAGGTGATGGCGGCCTACCTGTCGCAGATCGATCGCATCAACCCGCGCGTCAATGCGATCGTGGGAAGGATGGACGCCGAACAGGCGTTGCGAGTCGCGGCGGACGCGGATGCCGAGCTCGCAAAAGGCCGCAGCCGTGGCTGGATGCACGGATTTCCCCAGGCCCCTAAAGACACCGCGTCGGTCGCGGGCATGGTGTCGACGCGTGGCTCGCGCATCTACCGCGATGCCGTGACGCAGGTCGACGGCCTTGCCATCAGCCGCATGCGCGCGGCGGGATCCATCTTCATCGGGCGCACGAACGCGCCGGAATTCGGATTGGGCTCGCATACGTACAACGCGGTTTACGGCGCCACGGGCAATGCCTACGACCCGTCGCGCTGCGCGGGCGGAAGCAGTGGCGGCGCCGCGGTTGCGCTCGCCACGCATATGCTGCCGGTGGCCGACGGTGGCGACATGATGGGATCCCTGCGCAATCCGGCGGGCTACAACAATGTGTTCGGCATGCGGCCGTCCTTCGGGCGTGTTCCCGGCGCGCCCGCCGATGACGTCTTTTTCGACCAGTTGAGCACTAGCGGCCCGATGGCGCGATCGGTTGCGGAGCTGTCCATGCTGCTTTCGATCCAGGCGGGCGCGGACCCCAGGGCGCCGTTCTCCATACGACAGGACCCGAGCGTATTCACCCAACCCCTGCACCGCGACTGCCAAGGACTGCGCATAGGCTGGCTGGGCGATTTCGATGGCTATCTGGCTACCGAGCCCGGCGTCCTGGACCTGTGCGAACGTGCGCTGGGCACCTTGCGCGACATCGGCTGCTCCGTGGAGGCGGCACGCGTCGATTTTGCAATGGACAGGCTGTGGAAGGCATGGACGACGCTGCGCAGCTACCAGATCGCCGGTGAGCGCCGCCAGGATTACGATCACGCCGCGCATCGTGATTTGCTCAAGCCCGAGATGATATGGGAGGTCGAATCCGGCCGGGCATTGTCGGCTGCCGACGTCTACGATGCCACGGTCGCGCGCAGCGCCTGGTTCCAGCAATTCACCCGCCTGTTCGATACCTATGATTTCCTGGTCCTGCCCACGGCGCAGGTCTTTCCGTTCGACATCGCCAGCGATTGGCCGCACAGCATCGATGGCAGGACCATGGACACCTACCACCGCTGGATGGAGGTCGTCATTCCGGTCTCCATGGCCGGCGTGCCTGCCTTGAATGTCCCTGCTGGATTTTCCGCCACCGGCCTGCCGATGGGCCTGCAATTGATCGGCCCGCCCCTGGGCGACATGGCGGTGCTCCAGTTGGGGCATGCGTACGAACAGGCTTGCCCGCACGTGCGCGTCGGGAGCCCGCTGCTGGATCAGTGATCGAGTACGCGATGCAGGAACTGCTGCGTACGGGCGTTTTGCGGATGCGTAAAGATCTGCTCAGGAACGCCCTGCTCCACAATCAATCCGCGGTCCATGAACACAACGCGGTCCGCGGTCTTGCGGGCAAATCCCATTTCGTGAGTGACGACCACCATCGTCATCCCATCCCGGGCTAGCGCTCGCATCACCTCGGTAACCTCGCCCACCAGTTCGGGATCCAGCGCGGATGTCGCTTCATCGAAGAACATGATGCCCGGCTCCATCGCGAGCGCTCGTGCTATCGCCACTCTTTGTTGCTGCCCGCCCGACAGTTGGCTTGGATAATGCAACGCACGGTCCGCCAGGCCCACGCGCGAAAGTACGTCCATGGCTCTCGTGCGCGCCTCATCCGGCCGCATCTTCCGGACCTTTATCAATGCCAGCGTGACGTTTCCCAAGGCGGTTTTGTGCGGGAACAGGTTGAACTGCTGAAACACCATACCTACCTGGCCGCGGATTTCCGCGGCGCGCCGGGACTCATGCATGGGTATCGAGTTGACCCAGACCTGGCCGGCATCCGCCCGTTCCAGGCCGCTCATGATGCGCAACACGGTACTCTTTCCGGAGCCCGACGCGCCTATCAGTACCAGCACCTCACCGGTATGGACATGCAGGTCGATGGATTTCAAGACCTGGGTAGCGCCGAAGGACTTGCTCACACCGCGGAGCTCAATCATCGACTCAGCGGTGCTCATGACAGCACGCTCCTTCTGGAATCGTGGCGGCGCACCCAGCGCGACAGTGGATAGCACACGGCAAAGTAGATCACGGCCACCATGGCGTAAATCCCGGCGGGGCGGCCGATCCGGTCGACAATCGCCTGCCCCTGGTGCATCAATTCACCCATGCCGATCATGCTCACGATGGAGGTATTCTTGATCAGGCCGATGTATTGCCCGACCAGCGGGGGCAAAACAATCTTGCCGGTCTGCGGCAGGATCACGGAGAAGAATGTCTGGAGCCGGCTCAAGCCCAATATCTGCGACGCTTCCCATTGGCCTTTCGGCACGGCTTCTATTCCAGCGCGGAACACCTCCGCTATAGAGGCGCCCTCGTAGATACTCAACCCGATCACCCCCGCGGCGAAAAGGTCGATGGCGTAGCCGAAGTAAGACACGCCAAAATAGATGAGCATCAGGGTGATCAGTGCCGGGCTGCCGCGGAACAGCTCTACATAGATCCTGGCGGCGACAGAAGTGCCCCAGGGCCCGAAAGTACGCAGCAGCGCGGCGAGCAGTCCGAGCAGCGTGCCGCCGACACCGGAAGCAAGCGCCAGAAGCAGCGTAATCATGAAGCCATGCAGCAGGACCGGCAGGCTGGCGGTCAGAATCTGGAGATTCAAGCTATCCTCTCCAGGAGTCGCGATGACCGCGGCGTCACGACCGGCGGTTGAAATACCTTGGTGCCGATATAGGCAGCCGCGAGCGATATCGCGTTGCTCATGATGAGGTATCCGAGCAGTGTCATTGCGAAGGTTTGCACATAGAGCAGTGTTCGGGAGTTGATTACGCTGGCCACTCCAGTCAACTCCGGCAAGGCTATCGCCGATAACAAGGACGTACCCAGCAGCACATGGATCAGGTTGTTGACGATGGCGGGATAGACGGCGCGGGCAGCCTGGGGCAGCACGACATGCAGAAAAACCTGCGCGCGCCCCAGGCCGAGAATCGAAGCAGCCTCCAACTGCCCACGCGGCACGGACGCCATGCCGGCCCGGAATATCTCGGCCAGGAACCCTCCCGCATTCAAGCCCAGGGCAATTACGCCTGCCGTGTATGCGTCGAGCTTTACGCCCAGCGACGGCAAGCCAAAAAACACGATGAAGATCTGCAGCAGCATGGGTGTGTTGCGCATCAGCTCTATATAGCCGGCGGCGATCGACGCGAGCAGCCTGGACCGGGAGCCGGCGGCGGCGGCCGCCAACAGGCCAAAACCCACACCCAGCCCAAAAGCCAGGACGGTGACCTGCAAGGTCAGCAGAATCGCGGCATAGAACTCGCCCGCGTAGCTCGCGAGCGCTATCCACTGGTAACTCATCGTTGGCTTCCCGTATGACGACCCTGGGAAATCAGTACTGCGGATTCAGTGCGAAGCGGGGAGGAACGCCAAACCACTTTTCATACAGTTTCGCGTTCACCTTCGACTGGCTGATTTCGAACAGGAACTCGTTCAGATAGTTGAGCCATACCTGGTCGCCCTGCCGGAGCCCGAAACCGTTGTATTGCAGCGGCACGGGCGCTTCGTCGGTGACGATCAGCTCCGGATTCAACTTCGCCTGATACACCAGGAAATTGGTATCTTCGAGCATCGCATCGGCCTGCCCTTGCTTGACCGCCAGGATCGCGCCCAGCGAATTGTCGTACTCCTGGATCTTCATCCCCATGTTCAGGGAACGCACCTCATCGCCATTGGTTGAACCTTTCACGGTAGCGATGCTGTGGCTGCGCATGTCTTGCAAGGACTTGATGCCGCTATCCTTTCTGACGATCAAGGATTGGCCCGCGACGACATAGGGGTCGGTGAAGGCGACTTCCTTGGCACGCTCCAGATTGCGCGTGAAGTTGCAGATCACCACATCGACTTTCCCGGTCTGGATATTCAGTATGCGGTCCGCGCCCTTGATGTTGATGACTTCCAGCTTCACGCCCATCCGCTTGGCCAACTCCTTCGCGAGGTCGACGTCGTAGCCATCGGCCGCTCCGCTCTGGTCGTAGAAGCCGAATGGCGCCGATGACAGGCACGAACCCACACGCAGAACACCGCGTTGCAACACTGCCTTCAGGGAGGATTCGGCTACCGAGGTTCTTTCGGCCGGGCTGGACGCATTCGGCGCGGTTCCGGGCACATCGACCTTGGTGCAGCCGGCCAGGATAAGAAAACCAAGCCCCGCGCACAGCCGCAGGCCTTTTACGATCATGAGAGTGTTCAAGATTGCTCGATTGTCAGTTGGCAAATTGAGACGATTGTCCGCCGGCGGGCTGTCGCCAACACGTCATTGCTGCGCGAACGAAACGCCTTTCAAATGGATAAGGCCGTCCGGATGGGGAACGAAGCCCTGGACTTTGCGTTGCAGCGCAAACGGCGACGGCGGGTAGTACAGGAATATGTCGACCACGTCCTTGTGCGTGATGGCCTGGATCTGCTCATACATGTCCTTGCGCTTCGCCTCGTCGGTGGTCTGGCGCGCGTCGTGCAGCAGCTTGTCGACTTCCGGGTTGCAGTATTCGCCATCGTTCACCTGCCCCTTGCATGAGATGAACGCAAAGACATTGCCATCCGGATCCGAGCGTCCCGACCAGTTGCGCATGCCCACTTCGAAATTGCCCGCGCGCATCTGATGCAGCATGGCCGCATAGTCTGTGGGGCGCAGGCTCAATTCGATGCCGGCCTCGCGCGCCATGGCCTGGATCATCTCGGCCATGGCGGCCGCCGTCGTATTGTTGCCGAACAGCAGTTCAGCCTTCACGGAGGTCTTGCCGGCTTCTTTCAGCAATGCCTTGGCCTTCGCGACGTCGCGTTTCTCGACGGGAAATTTGGCGCTGTGATACGGGCTGGCAGGCGGGAACGGCTGGCTGGCCGGCTCGAAGATTCCGCCGCCGACAACCTGGTTGATCGCGTCGCGGTCTATCGCCAGATCCAGCGCTTTCCTGACGCGAGGATCGACGAACGGATTCGTCTTGGCGCGGTCGCCGTTATTGATATTGAAGTAGAGCTCCTGGAATCCCAGGCCGGCGATATTGGCGAAGCGCAGATGGCTGTCTTTCTGCACGTCGGCGGCGTCGGATGGGCTGAGGCGCTCCAGCATGTCCAGGCTGCCCGCGCGCAGGTTCTGCAGCCTCACCGTGGTATCTGGAATCGGCAGATACACGACGCGCTTGAAGTGGTAGTCCTTCGCGTCGTAGTACTTGTCGAAGCGCTCCAGCACCACGCGATCGTTCTGCACGCGTTCGACGAACTTGAACGGGCCGGAACATATGGGCTTGCGCCCTACCTTTTCTTCGTCCTGAGGATCGAAGCTGGCGGGCGACATCATCATGCCCGCCCGGTCGCCGAGCTGGGTGAGCAAGGTGGCGTCGGGATACTTCAGCCTGATCACCAGCGTTTGCGGATCGGGGGCTTCGACCTTGTCGATCGATATCACCTCCCCCTTGCGGTAGCTTTCCTTGATGGTGCGCTCGCGGTCCAGGTTGGCCTTGGCGGCCGCGGCATCGAACTTCGTTTCGTCATGGAACAGCACGTCGGTGCGCAGCTTCATGGTCAGCACCGTGTTGTCGGCGCTCCAGCTCCACGACGTGGCCAGCTGCGGGACGATGTGCAATTGCGGGTCGATATCGACGAGCTTGTCGCACAGGGAGGCAAGAACGATCCGGCCGACGAAGGTACGCCCACGGTGGGGGTCCAGCACATCCGGGTCTTCTTGCAGGCCAATACGCATTTCCTGGGCGACCGCGGACGCCGCGGCCAGCGCCAATAGCGCCGCGGCGACGCTCCGAAACAGCTTATTCATGATCCGCCTTGTCGTATTTTTAGATATCGTATACGTATACGATTTATAGACTCTACTCAGCGGGTGGGTGCAGCGTCAAGAAAATCGGGGCTGGGAATTACCCGAGGGGGTGGCCTGGCGTTGCATGCGCTCAGGCGAAATTACGCAGCGGGACTGCGCTTGGGCAGGCTGCCAAGCAGCGACTGCGCGGCCTGCTGGATATGCGCCTTGATCAGTTCGGAGGCCAACTCGGCGTTCCGGTTGCGGCATGCCTGCAAAATTTCGCGATGCTCATGGTCCGCGAGGCCCTTGCCGCCCGACAGCGTGAGTTGCAGGCGTAGATAGCGTTCGATCCTGTCGTTCACCGATCGAATCAGGCTCAACAGGAAGGGAGACGCCGCATCGGTGTACAGGCAGGAATGAAACTCCCAGTTGAGCTCGGCCCACCGCGCAACGTCGAGTTCGTTCGCGAACTGGTCGCACAACTGCTCCGCCCGCTCGAACGTCTGCTCCGTCATGTGCGGGATCGACAGCTTGATGGCGTTGGATTCCAGGATCGCCCGAACCATGAAGATCTCGGCGATCTCGGGTTCGGACATGCTGGTCACCACGGCGCCGCGATGGCGCTGGAATTCCACCAGGCCCTCGGCTTCCAGGCGCTTGAGCGCCTCCCGGACGGGGATCTTGCTGACGTTGAACAGCTTGGCGACGTCGTCCTGTCGTATCGGTTCCCCTTCGTCCAACGTGCCACTGGTGATCGCTTCGCGCAGATGCTTGGCGATGATGTCGGAAGAATTCGGCGGGGCCCCGAGGTTGGGGAGATTGGATAGTTGGAGCGCCAAGAGATATTGTCCGTCGGGCAATGGGGCGGGGTGCGGCCGATTGTAGCCGGGGGTGCCGAAAGACTTGCCACGGGCGGGCAGGCGCCCTTATGATTCAAGAATAATTGAATTATTGAATAGTTATGCCTGAAGTTATGACTGAAGACAAGGCCGTATGCGCCCTCGCCGCCTTGGCCCATGCGCAACGCCTGCAGGTGTTCCGCCTGTTGGTCGTGGCAGGCCCGGAAGGGCTGACGCCCAGCGTCATGGCCGATCGGTTGGGGGTGGCGCGCAATGCCCTGTCATTTCACTTGAAAGAGCTTGCGCACGCCGGGCTGACCAGCGTCGAACAGCAGGGCCGCAACCTGATATACCGCGCCAATTACTTGCATATGAACGACCTGCTGGGCTACCTGACCGAGCATTGCTGCCAAGGCGTGGCGTGCGACGTTGACGCCAGTGGGGCTGCCTGCGCCGCCTGTTGAGGCGCGCCATGCGGCATCCATGCCGCAACGTCATCCACAGTCCACCGAGCCCGCCCCATGACCGCCACCTATAACGCGCTGTTTGTCTGCACTGGAAATTCCGCCCGCTCCATCCTCGCCGAAGGCCTGCTCAATGGATTGGGCGGGGATCGCTTCACCGCCTATTCGGCTGGCAGCCACCCCAGGGGCCAGGTCCATCCCCTGGCGCTGGCGACGCTGGAACGCCTGGGCATGCCCGCCAGCGGCTATCGCAGCAAGAGCTGGGATGAATTCGCTCGCCCGGATGCACCGCGCCTGGATTTCATCTTCACGGTGTGCGACAACGCCGCGGGAGAGGTCTGCCCCTTGTGGCCCGGCAGGCCGATGTCGGCGCATTGGGGCGTGCCCGATCCTGCCGCCGTGGAGGGCGACGACGCGCAACGAAAAGCCTTCCACACCGCGGCATTGACGCTGAAGCGCAGGATCGAGCTTTTTCTGGCGCTGCCGGTCGCGCAGCTGGACGCCATGTCATTGGGGCATGAATTGCGAAGCATAGGCAAGGCATGAAGACGAGAACCGCGACCGAAATGAATGCCCAGGTCGCCAGCGACAGGGAGTGGCGGATCGCAGTCCTTCAACGCCGTGAACCAGTTGCGGGTGCTGGGGCGATGGATGCGCATGCTGACCATCCCCAATCAGTCATCCGTGCCCAAGGCATTCCTGGAATTCGACGACGCGGGACGCATGAAAGCATCGAGCCATTACGACCGGGTGGTCGACGTCATGGAAGAACTGTTCAAGTTCACATTGCTAACGCGCGACGTCAGCGATTACCTTGTGGATCGCTATAGCGAAAGAAAGGAAAGCGCCGAGCAACTATCGCGGCGCGTCAGCCAGCAATCCATTTGGACATCATGCGCCTGACCCATCGCACCAGCGTCGTCGCGGCGCTCGGCACCACGCAAACCCTGGCCTGGGCCTCGTCGTACTACCTGCCGGCCATGCTCAGCGCGCCCATGGCTCGCGACCTGGGCGTCGAAGTGCCGACCATCTTCGCGGCGTTCTCCTTCGCGCTACTGATTTCGGCCCTGCTGGGGCCTTACTCCGGGCGGGCCATCGATCGCTGGGGTGGGCGGCCGGTGCTGATGGCGACCAATGTGATCTTCGCCCTGGGCCTGGCGTGGATGGGAAGCGTCGACAGCGCCGCGGGCCTGTTCGCGGCATGGGCGGTG
This genomic interval from Bordetella genomosp. 8 contains the following:
- a CDS encoding amidase; translation: MSKPTGDKRPGNEIVDLSAIELSAAIHRRAVSCIEVMAAYLSQIDRINPRVNAIVGRMDAEQALRVAADADAELAKGRSRGWMHGFPQAPKDTASVAGMVSTRGSRIYRDAVTQVDGLAISRMRAAGSIFIGRTNAPEFGLGSHTYNAVYGATGNAYDPSRCAGGSSGGAAVALATHMLPVADGGDMMGSLRNPAGYNNVFGMRPSFGRVPGAPADDVFFDQLSTSGPMARSVAELSMLLSIQAGADPRAPFSIRQDPSVFTQPLHRDCQGLRIGWLGDFDGYLATEPGVLDLCERALGTLRDIGCSVEAARVDFAMDRLWKAWTTLRSYQIAGERRQDYDHAAHRDLLKPEMIWEVESGRALSAADVYDATVARSAWFQQFTRLFDTYDFLVLPTAQVFPFDIASDWPHSIDGRTMDTYHRWMEVVIPVSMAGVPALNVPAGFSATGLPMGLQLIGPPLGDMAVLQLGHAYEQACPHVRVGSPLLDQ
- a CDS encoding amino acid ABC transporter ATP-binding protein produces the protein MSTAESMIELRGVSKSFGATQVLKSIDLHVHTGEVLVLIGASGSGKSTVLRIMSGLERADAGQVWVNSIPMHESRRAAEIRGQVGMVFQQFNLFPHKTALGNVTLALIKVRKMRPDEARTRAMDVLSRVGLADRALHYPSQLSGGQQQRVAIARALAMEPGIMFFDEATSALDPELVGEVTEVMRALARDGMTMVVVTHEMGFARKTADRVVFMDRGLIVEQGVPEQIFTHPQNARTQQFLHRVLDH
- a CDS encoding amino acid ABC transporter permease, giving the protein MNLQILTASLPVLLHGFMITLLLALASGVGGTLLGLLAALLRTFGPWGTSVAARIYVELFRGSPALITLMLIYFGVSYFGYAIDLFAAGVIGLSIYEGASIAEVFRAGIEAVPKGQWEASQILGLSRLQTFFSVILPQTGKIVLPPLVGQYIGLIKNTSIVSMIGMGELMHQGQAIVDRIGRPAGIYAMVAVIYFAVCYPLSRWVRRHDSRRSVLS
- a CDS encoding amino acid ABC transporter permease, coding for MSYQWIALASYAGEFYAAILLTLQVTVLAFGLGVGFGLLAAAAAGSRSRLLASIAAGYIELMRNTPMLLQIFIVFFGLPSLGVKLDAYTAGVIALGLNAGGFLAEIFRAGMASVPRGQLEAASILGLGRAQVFLHVVLPQAARAVYPAIVNNLIHVLLGTSLLSAIALPELTGVASVINSRTLLYVQTFAMTLLGYLIMSNAISLAAAYIGTKVFQPPVVTPRSSRLLERIA
- a CDS encoding transporter substrate-binding domain-containing protein is translated as MIVKGLRLCAGLGFLILAGCTKVDVPGTAPNASSPAERTSVAESSLKAVLQRGVLRVGSCLSSAPFGFYDQSGAADGYDVDLAKELAKRMGVKLEVINIKGADRILNIQTGKVDVVICNFTRNLERAKEVAFTDPYVVAGQSLIVRKDSGIKSLQDMRSHSIATVKGSTNGDEVRSLNMGMKIQEYDNSLGAILAVKQGQADAMLEDTNFLVYQAKLNPELIVTDEAPVPLQYNGFGLRQGDQVWLNYLNEFLFEISQSKVNAKLYEKWFGVPPRFALNPQY
- a CDS encoding ABC transporter substrate-binding protein → MNKLFRSVAAALLALAAASAVAQEMRIGLQEDPDVLDPHRGRTFVGRIVLASLCDKLVDIDPQLHIVPQLATSWSWSADNTVLTMKLRTDVLFHDETKFDAAAAKANLDRERTIKESYRKGEVISIDKVEAPDPQTLVIRLKYPDATLLTQLGDRAGMMMSPASFDPQDEEKVGRKPICSGPFKFVERVQNDRVVLERFDKYYDAKDYHFKRVVYLPIPDTTVRLQNLRAGSLDMLERLSPSDAADVQKDSHLRFANIAGLGFQELYFNINNGDRAKTNPFVDPRVRKALDLAIDRDAINQVVGGGIFEPASQPFPPASPYHSAKFPVEKRDVAKAKALLKEAGKTSVKAELLFGNNTTAAAMAEMIQAMAREAGIELSLRPTDYAAMLHQMRAGNFEVGMRNWSGRSDPDGNVFAFISCKGQVNDGEYCNPEVDKLLHDARQTTDEAKRKDMYEQIQAITHKDVVDIFLYYPPSPFALQRKVQGFVPHPDGLIHLKGVSFAQQ
- a CDS encoding GntR family transcriptional regulator — translated: MALQLSNLPNLGAPPNSSDIIAKHLREAITSGTLDEGEPIRQDDVAKLFNVSKIPVREALKRLEAEGLVEFQRHRGAVVTSMSEPEIAEIFMVRAILESNAIKLSIPHMTEQTFERAEQLCDQFANELDVARWAELNWEFHSCLYTDAASPFLLSLIRSVNDRIERYLRLQLTLSGGKGLADHEHREILQACRNRNAELASELIKAHIQQAAQSLLGSLPKRSPAA
- a CDS encoding ArsR/SmtB family transcription factor — protein: MTEDKAVCALAALAHAQRLQVFRLLVVAGPEGLTPSVMADRLGVARNALSFHLKELAHAGLTSVEQQGRNLIYRANYLHMNDLLGYLTEHCCQGVACDVDASGAACAAC
- a CDS encoding arsenate reductase ArsC, which encodes MTATYNALFVCTGNSARSILAEGLLNGLGGDRFTAYSAGSHPRGQVHPLALATLERLGMPASGYRSKSWDEFARPDAPRLDFIFTVCDNAAGEVCPLWPGRPMSAHWGVPDPAAVEGDDAQRKAFHTAALTLKRRIELFLALPVAQLDAMSLGHELRSIGKA